Genomic DNA from Lagenorhynchus albirostris chromosome 9, mLagAlb1.1, whole genome shotgun sequence:
AGGATTGAGTTAATTTATGAAAAACCCTTTGCAGAGTATCtaaaaaatggtcaaataaataaatgaataaataaaagcacattaATAAATCcattatgttaacataaataatatattttaatgaaaataatctttttccaaaacaaaaagattaataacaaaaatagtagctttacatttttgaaaaattttaaatatctagcTTAATAGAAGATAGCTGGATTCACATGTCTGATCCTACACTCAGTCTGTCACAATACATTATTTGGGTTGAAGTatacaaaaaaattcaacatcacaCAGATATAACATATAGGTAGAAAACAGGAGagcattttaatagcattttatgATAATTCAGGCAATTCTTTGATACGataccaaaacttgacaagtggtagtttcttaaaggtcagTTGCAATGTAGAAATCTCAAACCATATCAATGAACATTTCATACCCAGTACactcatgaaaaaaatgagaatgaaaaaggaaaagaatatcttAGTGCTactgtgaaaatagttttgatcccACAGACTCCCCTGAAAGGGTCTTAAGAGACCCTCAGGTTTCCCTAGAACACACTGTGAGAACTGCTGCTATAGATTATTGGTATTTAACCTTTATCAAGTCAAAAAGtctctcattattttataatacctcTCTTTTTTGTTGTCATGATAGGTGCTGACCCATATGAAACGCGTGGCTGAGAGgctgagagggctttctctgccCTGGAGCGGAGAGCTCAGCACAGGTACACAGAGTGGTGGAAAGTGCTCGGGGCACCCACGACATTCATTGGGGTGGCCTGTCAGTTTTGAAGCTCAAGGGCTTTACACGTGAGTTCAAAGGATTTAATTTCTGACACATCGGCTGTCTGGTCCAGAAGGGACCATCCTGAGGAAACGACCAGGAAAGCAAGGTCCAGGCTGGAGGAGTATCCTCTAACCACACACCTGCCAGCAGCCTGGGGGCCTGCTTCCTGGAGCTCCACACCCTCTTCTCCACAGCCCAGGTGGCCCAGGCCTCAGCCCCTCCACCCCTGACAGTGGCCACCAGGCAGAACAGGCCTTGCTGTTTTCTCAGGGTTGCACAATGCGGAATACGACCTGTGGATGAGGACAGCCACTGGTCTCCAGTAAGTTACCCTTTGCAGTTTTGTAGGAGAAATGACCTGCAGGGACTCTCTCCCAGGCACCAGTCCAGCTTTCCTTCTCACCCCATGACCCCAGCAGGGATGGCTCAGTATAATCACAGCCACGTGTCCCTAGCAGGTCTGCTCCACCGGGTTTTATGTGAAACATTACCTTGTttcacacgggtttagttgctccacagcatgtgggatcttcccggaccagggctcaaacccgtgtctcctgcactggcaggcggattactgaccactgcgccaccagggaagtcccaacaccaattcttaacagttaaaaaaatacaatacaaaatagTACCAAAAACATTAACTATCTagggaaatctttaaaaatacacaaatatttacagagaaaatttaagtttgttaaaggaaaaaaagtggggAATGTATGTCATGTTCATGGAGAGGATGTTTTGACTTAGTAAAGGTGTCAGTTCTCCTTGGAGTAATTTATAAATTCAGTGCAATGCTAATCAAAATTCCCCGTGGAATTCTTTTAGGGACACACCAGATTTGTTTTCTATAGATGAATAAAAGTCcatgaataagtaaatttaaaaaaataaggaccaAGAGGAGACATGCACTGGTCTCTAAGATGCGTGATCTTGGGATTTACCCCAAGAGGGGAGACAACTGTGACTGCTGTCTCTGTCTTTGGGCCAGAGGGCATCCCCAGGGACCAAGAGAACTGAGAGATGTTTGCAGCACCAGttatgtccagaataggcaccAGAGAAGTAGAGCCACACAGCTTTGAAGATCGTCCTTAACCCAGATGTGGATGAAACAATTTCACATCAAGCAATGGGTACCCATGGAGAAGTGTGTGTACCATCCTCCGTCTCACCATCCTACAGGCAATGTTAAAATGGTGTTGGACTGCACCCGGGAACGGTTCATGAGAGATGTGGCAGAGATGGTGAGGACCCAATGGGCGCCCGATCTCATCCTCCCTGCACAGGCACAAGTAGTGCAGCCAGTGCTCTGTGGCATCAAGGTGACCGGATTGTTCCTTGAGGTGTGGTGCAGACCGGGGAAAGAAGAGTGTGAACAGTGGATGGAACACACTGGGGATGTAGGAATGGAAGCTTCCGTGGGATGGATGCAGGCAGGTGGCGGAGGACAGAGAGAGTGCACTTTTTGGGTTGTGATTGTGGAGTGGCAGGCTGGGGACAAAAATGTGTAAAAGCCGAGAAAAGGAGGCACTTGCACTCTGACTGACAAGAACTCTAGAACATAGTTGAACCTGCCGTTGAGGAGTTCACTAGGTCCTTGACCATTCTGCAGAGGAGGAAGAGTGGACCGCTGGGTGTGGATTGAGACCGGAGACATTTAGGTAGAAGAGTAGAGATTACAGGGATTTACAACAAGATAAAGCAAGCCAGGCAAGGATCCAACATCCACTGACAAGAGCTTCATACAGCCTGGCTCATCTGACAGCAGCGAGATGCCCGAGCCACTCCAAGGATGCCTCAGAAGTTGTGTTAAACATGTTTTTCCATTCTGTATCTGTGTTTTTGATGCTTTCACATCCTGGGGCCTCCCTGCCCCTGGAGGGACTGCTTCTCCCAGAGGTAGCCAATTCTTACAGATTAGTAAACTAACCTGTGATAGTAAAGTAACCTGTGAGTGAGCCTTTCAAatacaaaccaaccaatccagagctCACACTTCAACCACCTCCTTCATTGCGCCCTCACGCTCTGGGCCACTATCCACCTGCCCTGATCACAGCAgagccaggtaccagacaactaggaACCAGCCCCTATGCCGAGCGAGAGCTGAAAGTGTTCACATGAGCCAGTCCTTAACCCGCTCACTGTGCCTCACTGGTCCTCCcacagaaaccacaataaaggcgtTTGTCACGTTTTCTGCCCCTCTCTCTGTCCCCTGGCCCACCCTGGGTGCTTCCTCGTGTGGCCACCCCTTGGTGTGATGTGCCCCCTTCTTTGGGGATCTGTGAGTAACAAACTTCTTTTTCATGGCAGTTGTCTCCCGATCTGTTGGCCTTACCATCACAGTTGTCTCCCCCCTTGGGGTAAATCCCAAGATCACGCATCTTAGAGACCAGCGTATGTCTCCCCTAggcccttattttttttaacttacttattCATGGAcctttattcatccataaaacatAAATCTGTTGTGTCCCTAAAAGAATTCCACGGGGAATTTTTGATTAGCATTGcactgaatttataaattaatccaAGGAGAACTGATATCTTTACTAAGTCAAAACATCCTCTCCATCAACATGACATACATCCCCCACTTTTTATCCTTTAACAAACttaaattttctctgtaaatatttgtgtatttttaaagttttccctaGATAGTTAATGTTTTTGGTActattttgtattgtatttttttaactgttaagaattggtgttgggacttccctggtggcgcagtagtcagtaatccgcctgccaatgcaggagacacgggtttgagccctggtccgggaagatcccacatgctgtggagcaactaagcccatgtgccacaactactgagcctgtgctctagagcccgcgagctacaattactgagcccgcgagccacagctactgaagcctgcacacctagagcctgtgctctgcaacaagagaagccaccgcagtgagaagcctattccccgcattgaagagtagcctcagctcgctgcaactagagaaagcccgcgggcagcaacaaagacccaacgcagccaaaaaaacaacacaaaaagaatTGGTGTAGAGACACACAATtgaatttttatgtgaaacatggcaatctcactgaattctcttaaTGGCTTCATTAGTGTACCATTTGATTCTGATGGGTTTTCTACGTAAAAGCTTGCATCATTTAGAAATAATGatagtttcatttcttctcttccatttcttatcGTCCTCATGTTTCTTGTCTTAGCAACGGGCAGGTCCTCCAGGAGAATGTGAAACTGAGGTGATCAGAAGAGGACATCCATGTCTCCTTCTTGGCCTTCTTGAGAATGCACCTAAAGTGTCTTCTTTACACATAAGATTTGCTGTAGAGCAATGATTCTCAAGCTTTTGTGTCTCAGGGTCCCATTATACTctgaaaaattattgaggacctcaaagaaatttaatttatccTGACTCTATCAGGATTTAacacactggaaagaaaaaatgtttgagcatttaaaaacacaataatataTTGTGCTGTTATGAAGTTTTATGAGGATTGAGTTAATTTATGAAAAACCCTTTGCAGAGTATCtaaaaaatggtcaaataaataaatgaataaataaaagcacattaATAAATCcattatgttaacataaataatatattttaatgaaaataatctttttccaaaacaaaaagattaataacaaaaatagtagctttacatttttgaaaaattttaaatatctagcTTAATAGAAGATAGCTGGATTCACATGTCTGATCCTACACTCAGTCTGTCACAATACATTATTTGGGTTGAAGTatacaaaaaaattcaacatcacaCAGATATAACATATAGGTAGAAAACTGGAGagcattttaatagcattttatgATAATTCAGGCAATTCTTTGATACGataccaaaacttgacaagtggtagtttcttaaaggtcagTTGCAATGTAGAAATCTCAAACCATATCAATGAACATTTCATACCCAGTACactcatgaaaaaaatgagaatgaaaaaggaaaagaatatcttAGTGCTactgtgaaaatagttttgatcccACAGACTCCCCTGAAAGGGTCTTAAGAGACCCTCAGGTTTCCCTAGAACACACTGTGAGAACTGCTGCTATAGATTATTGGTATTTAACCTTTATCAAGTCAAAAAGcctctcattattttataatacctcTCTTTTTTGTTGTCATAATAGGTGCTGACCCATATGAAATGCATGGCTGAGAGgctgagagggctttctctgccCTGGAGCGGAGAGCTCAGCACAGGTACACAGAGTGGTGGAAAGTGCTCGGGGCACCCACGACATTCGGTGGGGTGGCCTGTCAGTTTTGAAGCTCAAGGGCTTTACACGTGAGTTCAAAGGATTTAATTTCTGACACATCGGCTGTCTGGTCCAGAAGGGACCATCCTGAGGAAACGACCAGGAAAGCAAGGTCCAGGCTGGAGGAGTATCCTCTAACCACACACCTGCCAGCAGCCTGGGGGCCTGCTTCCTGGAGCTCCACACCCTCTTCTCCACAGCCCAGGTGGCCCAGGCCTCAGCCCCTCCACCCCTGACAGTGGCCACCAGGCAGAACAGGCCTTGCTGTTTTCTCAGGGTTGCACAATGCGGAATACGACCTGTGGATGAGGACAGCCACTGGTCTCCAGTAAGTTACCCTTTGCAGTTTTGTAGGAGAAATGACCTGCAGGGACTCTCTCCCAGGCACCAGTCCAGCTTTCCTTCTCACCCCATGACCCCAGCAGGGATGGCTCAGTATAAATGCAGCCACCTGTCCCCAGCAGGTCTGCTCCACCGGGTTCAGGTGAGAAAGTTCTCCAAGGAGTGATTTCTTTGAAAACACTTACTTAAATCTTCTCTTCTGTATTTGTGCTGAATGAGGTCAGAGCTGGCAGCGTGGTACATGGGAAATGCTTTTTGATTAATTACAGGCTGCTTTAGCAAGACACAGCTACGTCCCAGCTGCTCTCTTCTTCCACCATACACACCTTGGTGACCTCTTAGACAGGCTTGGGTTCAGGGTTGGTGGGTTCAGAGCTGAGGGCTAGTGGCTCCGAGTGAGGTCCTACTGCAATATTGCCTAGGTGGACCACTGAGAGTCTAATGAGAACAAGTGGAAAGAACAGCCGGGCTCTCCTCGACATACAAATCCCAAAGTGGGTGTACAAGGCTTGTCCGTGTCTCCCTGACCCTCTCCTTTCATTTCAGCACAATGAAGCTTTTCACAGGCCTCATTCTCTGCTCCTTGGTGCTGGGAGTCCACAGCCGATGGTTTTCCTTCCTTGGTGAGGCTTATGACGGTAAGGCTGGTGGAGGGGGGATGACACCCATGGGCCTCTGGGATTCACCATGAGCGCTCTTAAGGGTTGGAGCTACTGTCTTAGGCGGTGCTGCCCTATGTGGTAGAATGTGCCAGGTGTTTGGGGAGCTTTTTTTCAGACAGATTGAAAACCACAGGATTTATGTCGATCAGTCACTAGAGAAAGAACAGTCATCATTCCCAGCTGAAATGGAAGTTTGAATGGAAGACataaaataagtcttgaaatGGTACAGCATTTCCCTCAGACCAATTGCATGAAGGAGGATGAAAGCTATCCATCTATttcccctctcttcttttctccctccactcatttctcccttcctccctccctttccctcttccttccttccttcctctcttcttcttctcttccttcttaccTTCCATTTCCTAATTGGATAATTCAGGGACCTTCAGCTTAGCTCTTGCTCCTGCTTCCTATACTCAGTGACACTGTCCCTGTTCAGTCTGTTTCCTACCCTTTTATAGCCTTTTAACTGACAAAAAAACCCGTGTGCGACCGGGGTGGGGAACCTAATAACATATCTCAAGCTTCCGGTAGGAACTCGGCCCTTATATGCACTTCAGGGTGACCAACTCTCCTGCTTTGCCCAGGTCTGAGGACTTTTCCAGGACACTTTCAACGGTAACTGGGGCAGTTCCAGGAAAACAGGCGCAGTTCTGGTTAGGCTGGGACAGTTGGTCACCTACTTACCTGCAGAATACCTCCGTGAGGGAGGCATCTCCCCCCATCTGAAGGGGAGAAAACCGAGGCTGAGAGCAGCCGAGTCTGCTGCCCAGGGACTAAGTGCCAGTCAGCAGGTGGCAGGACAGAAGTTTGAACCCAGCTGTGCACGAGGCCACAGCTCTTGCTGGGCAGACTTGTCCCAGTGCCACTCTCTCAAGCTGGGGGCTTATCAATCTCAGCTGCATGTTGGATTCACCTGGGGAGCAGTGAAAACTATTGATGCCTGAGACCCACCCCAGAGAGTGTGAGGTAACTGGCCTGGGCTGTGAGGTAGGTCTCATGGGACTTTCAGTACCTCCCCAGCTGATTGGAAGGTGTAACCAGGCTGAGGCAAAGACCCACTGCTCGAGGGCTTGCTTCCTCAGGCAGCCCACGTCATCAATACCGTCCACTAGAAAGTCCTCAGGATGCCATTCACGTGCCTAACAGGCAGGGGAATCAAGTCACATTGAGCGCATTCGCACAGCAGGAATACATTTCTTAGGCGTCAGGGCAGAGGTGCTGCATGTCTGCCCCTTTCTCAGAATCTGTCCTCCAGGTCACCTCCTCACTCACCCCAATCCCCTGGATCTCATCCTATGCGGCTTCCTTTTATAACAGTGGTTCGGGGCCAAGGGCAATTTTGTGTCCTGGAGATATCTGGCAAtgtttggaaacatttttggttgtcacacttGGGGAATAGGTTGCCCGTTAGTGGGTAAAAGTGAGGGATGCTGTTAAACGTGTTACAATACCCAGGAGAGCCCtgaacagcaaagaattatctggcttaAAATGTCAATAGTATGAAGCTGAGGAATCCTGCCCTATAAAGATAGCTCCCTTCTCCCCTTTAAACATGTCACATGGAGCCCTAAGTGAGATGCAGTCCAGAGACAGCATCATAGGGGCCCGACAACCAGGTCCAACGCAGCTGTGCCCATCCCCCCCATAACGACTCTCATTCGAGTTACCAGGAGCAGGAAACTAGACACAAGAATGCTCTTCTCACTCTATGGCACTCATGGTGCTATAGCCACAGGATGAAACTGAGTCAGTGGAAGATTTTTCATTCCTTGATTCTTCCCTAAGGTGTGTCACAGTTTTCTGTCCACCTGATAATTCTTTCTCTATGTGCTTTCCTCCCAGGGGCTAAAGACATGTGGCGAGCCTACTCTGACATGAGAGAAGCCAATTACAAAAATTCCGACAAGTACTTCCACGCCCGGGGCAACTATGACGCTGCCCAAAGGGGACCTGGGGGCGTCTGGGCTGCTGAAGTGATCAGGTACCAGGGGCCCTGAGGATGCAGGGATGGGTGTGAGAGCCTCGGACAGCCAGGAGGGGCCAAGCCCTGGAGAACTTCCTGtagggctgtggcctctcctcctCTTATCCACCCTCACCCTCTGTGTCCTGTGTGGGGTCTGAGTGGCTGAAGAGCAGAGCAAGGCTGGTGGGACAGACGATTCCCAAGCCTCCCCCATGGGTGCTGTTCACCCAGCATAAGGGGACCCGCAGGGTTGAGGTGGGCTGAGCCCGGGCAGCCTCAGGCTTCATTCCCTCTTTCCTAGCTCCTGTCAGAGTCCTCGATTCCTTGGAaagaggagagatggggagggtgggctgTTGCTCGTCAGCCCTGGAGTAATCCCCTACCTGCCCTCCTCCATTCCAGCGATGCCAGGGAGAATCTTCAGAGAGTCACAGACCTTTTTAAGCATGGAGACAGTGGCCACGGACGGGAGGACTCGGAGGCCGACCAGTTGGCCAATAGAATGGGCCGGAGCGGTGTAGACCCCAATATCTTCCGACCTCCTGGCCTGCCCAGCAAGTACTGAGCTGCCTCTCACTCTGCTCAGGAGACGACGGGGCTGTGAGCCCCCAAGGGCAGGGACGCTGAGCTAGTGAGTTCTCTGTCCACAGAAGCCAGCAGATCTAATAAATGCTTAAGAGATTGAATGTTGAAAACCGTGTATTATTCTTTGATATAAGGACAGCCTGCTTGTTCCCAAGGGGTGATGGCTGGACACCCACGTGAAGGCCGAGTCTGTGCCTGTGTCTTGGGTGTCGGGGCCACAATCTCAGCATCATACAGGGCAGACACCCTGCTCCACCACTTCCCCTAATCAGACCCGCTCCCCTCCAGGCCCCTCTGGTTACAGTGGTGCTCTTTCTAGGCCCTTCTGTATTCAGGCCTCTTCACTCCCTGGCAGTTGGGTCCTGTCAGCTTCTCTGCCCTGGGGTCTAGTGCCCTTAGTGCGTCCTCAGTGGTGTCTGTGTGCGGGCAGGGGACACAGCCTCGGGACGACTGGATCGTGGAATCCTGCTCCAGCAGCTGCACCTTGATCTTCTGTTCATCTCTCAGCAACACCTACAAATCCATCTATGAACCAATTTCTGTCTGTGCCATCCAGAAGTGCCTCCAACGCTGTCTCCCTTCACTCTATATTCCTTGCCTGATGCAAGTGTCCAGGAATAAACATGTCCAGAAACGGAGGCATAGGGACGCCATCAAGATTAAGTATCAGGAGGTTTTGTATTGCATTGGATATGTATCAGGTCCTTGAGAAGAAGTCACTTTCCCTCCCTGGACCCTTCCCAACAGAGGAAAGCCAGCAGCATGTTACTCTTTTTCCAGTcatgccgcatggcttgtgggatcttagttctccccccagggattgaacccaggcccacggcagtgagagctccaagtcttaaccactggactgccacggaagTCCCAGCATGTTACTTCTTACTGAAGAAAACGGTGTCTAATAAAAGGGGTTTGGGCCTGTTAGAGCACAGGAATTATGAGTGACTCTATAAATCACAAATTCCTAGAGAAACCAATAACTTTCTTCCTTGGATAAAAATTTGGTTTTGGTGTTTGGTTTTTTCAGATTAGAGATTccaagaagtaaaatgatctaACACTTTAAAGAGTGGGGAACGGGGGCttctgtggtggcacagtggttaagaatccacctgccaatgcaggggacacgggttcgagccctagtccgggaagatccacatgccgcaaagcaactaagcctgtgcaccacaactaccgagcctgcgctctagagcccgcgagccacaactactgatcccacacgccacaactacagaagcccgcgcgcctagagcccgtgctccgcagcaagagaagccaccgcaatgagaagcccacgcaccgcaacgaagagtagcccccgctcgccgcaactagagaaagcccgcgtgcaacaacgaagacccaatgcagccccaaaaaaaaaaagaatggtgaatAGACTTCTGTATCCAACTTTGATTTCAAGTAATAAAAAGGCTGATTATTAAATTTTTCCTATTTACAATAATTTGGAGAACTTGCTTTATCTAAACTTTCAAGTCATCCTTTCTCctacttctcctttctttcccctcatTTTGCAAATTCTAT
This window encodes:
- the LOC132525229 gene encoding serum amyloid A-2 protein-like; amino-acid sequence: MKLFTGLILCSLVLGVHSRWFSFLGEAYDGAKDMWRAYSDMREANYKNSDKYFHARGNYDAAQRGPGGVWAAEVISDARENLQRVTDLFKHGDSGHGREDSEADQLANRMGRSGVDPNIFRPPGLPSKY